A genomic stretch from Edaphobacter aggregans includes:
- the kdgD gene encoding 5-dehydro-4-deoxyglucarate dehydratase, which translates to MQTINPTELAKKMGEGLLSFPVTHFTKDFSFDEAPYRKHISWLLDHRPAGLFAAGGTGEFFSLTLSEFSTVVRAAVQETAGRAPVLAGCGYGTAMAKEFAKAAEDAGADGILLLPPYLLNSEPTGLAAHAEAVCAATKLGVIFYNRDNAIIDDTTLERLCDRCPNLIGFKDGVGDIELMTRIYARMGDRLTYIGGLPTAETFALPYLEMGVTTYSSAIFNFLPNFAQQFYAAARRRDHAKVYADLRDFVLPYIALRNRRKGYAVSIVKAGMTAVGRPAGPVRSPLIDLAPSELEDLKKLIGDRT; encoded by the coding sequence ATGCAGACGATCAATCCAACTGAACTGGCAAAAAAAATGGGCGAAGGCCTACTTTCCTTCCCCGTCACGCACTTCACGAAGGATTTTTCCTTTGACGAAGCTCCCTATCGCAAACATATCTCCTGGCTGCTCGATCATCGCCCAGCCGGACTCTTCGCTGCCGGTGGAACTGGAGAATTCTTCTCGCTCACCCTCAGCGAATTTTCTACGGTAGTCAGAGCTGCCGTTCAGGAAACCGCAGGCCGAGCCCCCGTACTAGCAGGATGCGGCTACGGAACCGCAATGGCAAAGGAGTTCGCCAAAGCCGCCGAAGACGCCGGCGCCGACGGCATCCTGCTACTACCGCCTTATCTGCTCAACTCCGAGCCAACAGGACTCGCAGCACATGCCGAAGCCGTATGCGCAGCAACAAAACTCGGCGTCATCTTCTACAACCGCGACAACGCCATCATCGACGACACAACGCTCGAGCGACTCTGCGACCGCTGCCCAAACCTCATCGGTTTCAAAGACGGTGTCGGCGACATCGAGCTCATGACTCGCATCTACGCCCGCATGGGCGACCGCCTTACCTACATCGGCGGCCTGCCCACAGCCGAAACCTTCGCTCTCCCATACCTCGAAATGGGCGTCACCACCTACTCCTCCGCCATCTTTAACTTCCTCCCCAACTTCGCGCAGCAGTTCTACGCAGCCGCCCGTCGCCGCGACCACGCCAAGGTCTACGCCGATCTACGCGACTTCGTCCTTCCCTACATCGCACTCCGCAACCGTCGCAAGGGATACGCAGTCTCCATCGTCAAGGCCGGAATGACCGCAGTCGGACGCCCAGCGGGCCCGGTCCGCTCCCCTCTCATCGATCTAGCGCCATCAGAGCTTGAAGACCTGAAGAAGTTGATCGGAGACCGCACCTGA